A genomic region of Sander lucioperca isolate FBNREF2018 chromosome 6, SLUC_FBN_1.2, whole genome shotgun sequence contains the following coding sequences:
- the mcrs1 gene encoding microspherule protein 1: MQAGDPAVGAPMAVAGAQSRSEDEESLGVKDVKRTATQAFGSGVPKRRSSSRSIKRKKFDDELVESSLVKSSSRVKGPPVIEPVRCSGSEPSSSEKKKVTKSGNALTPPLTMLVNPAPITKRVKKSKQPLHITKDLGRWKPTDDLLLINAVLQTTDLTSVHLGVKFSCRFTLREIKERWYALLYDPVISKLAWQAMRQLHPEAIAAIQSKALFSQVEEALLAKIGSTSQPKVDMFQELLSKHPGVFHPSRTPKSLLVHWQLLKQYYLLDDQSVQPLPKGDQVLNFSDAEQMVDDVKLKESRDEVLEHELMISDRHQKREIRQLEQELPRWQVLVDSITGMSMPDFDNQTLAALRGRMVRYLMRSREITLGRATKDKPIDVDLSLEGPAWKISRKQGIIKLKNNGDFFIANEGRRPIYIDGRPVLSGNKWKLNNNSVVEIAGLRFVFLINLELISLIKAEAAKMTPQ, from the exons ATGCAAGCAGGTGACCCTGCGGTTGGTGCACCGATGGCAGTAGCTGGTGCTCAGAGTCGGTCGGAGGATGAAGAGTCACTCGGAGTGAAAGATGTGAAAAGGACAGCAACACAAGCGTTTGGCAGTGGTGTTCCCAAACGCAGAAGTTCCTCCAG GTCAATAAAGAGGAAGAAATTTGACGATGAATTGGTGGAGAGCAGTCTTGTGAAGTCGTCCAGTAGAGTCAAAGGCCCTCCTGTCATAGAGCCTGTCCGCTGTTCAGGGAGTGAGCCTTCATCtagtgagaaaaaaaag GTAACAAAATCAGGCAACGCTCTCACACCACCTCTCACCATGTTAGTAAACCCTGCGCCCATCACCAAAAGAGTGAAGAAAAGCAAGCAGCCTCTACATATTACTAAAGACTTGGGAAGATGGAAACCCACTGATGACCTGCTTCTTATAAATGCAGTGTTGCAG ACCACAGACCTAACCTCTGTTCATTTGGGGGTCAAGTTCAGCTGTCGTTTCACGTTGCGGGAAATTAAAGAGAGGTGGTACGCTCTCCTCTACGATCCTGTCATCTCAAA GCTGGCATGGCAGGCCATGCGTCAGCTTCACCCAGAAGCCATTGCAGCAATCCAAAGCAAAGCTCTCTTCAGTCAGGTTGAGGAGGCACTGCTGGCTAAGATTGGCTCA ACTAGTCAGCCCAAAGTGGACATGTTCCAGGAGCTTCTGAGCAAACACCCTGGTGTCTTTCACCCATCTCGCACCCCCAAGAGCCTGTTGGTACACTGGCAGCTGCTGAAGCAGTACTACCTACTGGATGACCAGAGCG TCCAGCCTCTTCCTAAAGGTGACCAGGTCCTCAACTTCTCTGATGCTGAGCAGATGGTTGATGATGTAAAGTTAAA GGAGAGTAGAGATGAGGTGTTGGAACATG AGCTGATGATTTCCGATCGTCACCAAAAAAGAGAGATCAGACAGTTGGAGCAGGAGTTGCCTCGTTGGCAGGTCCTCGTGGACAGTATTACAG ggaTGAGCATGCCTGATTTTGACAACCAGACACTGGCAGCGTTACGAGGAAGAATGGTACGCTACCTCATGAGATCGCGAGAG ATTACATTGGGCAGGGCGACCAAGGACAAACCAATAGATGTAGATCTGTCGCTAGAGGGACCTGCCTGGAAAATATCAAGAAAACAAG GAATTATTAAACTGAAGAATAATGGAGACTTCTTCATCGCCAATGAGGGCAGACGACCCATCTACATTGATGGCAGACCAGTCCTGTCGGGCAATAAGTGGAAACTCAACAACAACTCAGTGGTGGAG ATTGCAGGTCTTCGCTTTGTGTTTCTCATTAACCTGGAACTCATCTCACTTATAAAAGCCGAAGCAGCCAAGATGACACCGCAGTAA